One stretch of Campylobacter sp. CCS1377 DNA includes these proteins:
- a CDS encoding acyl-[ACP]--phospholipid O-acyltransferase, with protein MIVMSLLKIYGVIPFLIVGFINAFVDLGHKIIIQNTIYKIYTGPEQLFLISIVNALMILPFIMVLSPSGFLADKFPKNSVMKISAWFSVALTCIICICYFLGAFWLAFVMTFIMGVQSAIYSPAKYGYIKELVGKDLLALGNGAISAVSIVAILAGMSVFSFSFELLYDPNLSDQNAVLRQIAPLGFLLILFAGFELFMAYRLPKLKETLDIKFDKDRYLKGQYLKENIKLITKDKIIWLCVVGIALFWSISQLYLVAFPNFTKSILLEENTFFVQITMACSGIGVIFGSLIAGRFSKNYIELGLIPFGALGVFLATFLTPHFESLYIHSIIFFFFGLCGAFFIIPLNSLMQFYAKENDLGKILAGNNFIQNVSMLVFLIFATLCAYFELRVENLFYFIMLVSFFGACYVVFKLPFSLVRLLVSFAFFQRYDLLVEGFKNVPEKGGVLLLGNHVSFIDWAIVQMAMPRKVHFVMERSIYSKWYIRIFLDRFGVIPVSSGASKGAFELVSSYLKKGEVVCLFPEGVLSRHGHLNEFKAGFEHIGKMLEESESVILPFYIRGLWGSSFSRSDEEFSARHRSLSKRNIAIVFGKIMSIHSTKEEVKSKVFELSFKAWESQCLAMQTIARVWIDNAKRNLSRIAIIDTITGSMTYRRLLALTLMLSLEIKKNTQKFDIKPKQGAYAPPQECVGILLPASMASSMCNLATLIAQKIVVNLNFTAGNKALNAAIENAGIKQIYTSRKFLEKLNNKGVYFEFGTDINWVYMEDIVAEFKAKKLKILSFLAMASFLPSFALKSIFSPQNNNLAVAAILFSSGSEGQPKGVMLNHRNILSNISQISDVLCTKDDDVMLSSLPPFHAFGLSVTTFLPLLDSIISVTFADPTDALGVAKAVAKNNITIMCGTSTFLGIYARNKKLDALMFESLRVVVSGAEKLKSEVRTAFEMKFHKRIYEGYGATETTPVASVNLPNKFDVDYWVCHRGTKEGSVGMPLPGTAVRIVDPNTLETLKNNEDGLILVGGHQVMVGYLNDKEKTDEVIVDIDDIRWYKTGDKGHLDDDGFLYIVDRYSRFAKIGGEMISLGALEEEIAKNLSGKDIKFCAVALEEEKKGEMIVLLLECNENEYEELCAQIKTSAMPAIFKPSHYLRVEKIPLLGSGKVDLKGAKELARELLGA; from the coding sequence ATTATAGTTATGTCTTTGTTAAAAATTTATGGAGTTATTCCTTTTTTAATTGTTGGTTTTATTAATGCCTTTGTAGATTTGGGGCATAAAATCATTATCCAAAATACTATATATAAAATTTACACAGGTCCTGAACAATTATTTTTAATTTCAATCGTTAATGCTCTAATGATACTTCCTTTCATTATGGTGCTTTCCCCTTCTGGCTTTTTGGCTGATAAATTTCCAAAAAATTCTGTGATGAAAATTTCAGCTTGGTTTTCAGTTGCTTTAACTTGTATTATTTGTATTTGTTATTTTCTCGGGGCTTTTTGGCTCGCTTTTGTTATGACTTTTATTATGGGAGTGCAGTCTGCAATTTACTCTCCTGCTAAATATGGTTATATTAAAGAATTAGTTGGAAAAGATTTGCTTGCTTTAGGAAATGGTGCAATTTCAGCTGTTAGTATAGTGGCTATTTTAGCCGGTATGAGCGTATTTTCTTTTAGTTTTGAGTTACTTTATGATCCAAATTTAAGTGATCAAAATGCTGTGTTGAGACAAATTGCCCCTTTGGGATTTTTGTTGATTTTATTTGCTGGTTTTGAGCTTTTTATGGCGTATCGTTTGCCTAAATTAAAAGAAACTTTAGATATTAAATTTGATAAAGACAGATATTTAAAAGGGCAGTATTTAAAGGAAAATATCAAACTTATTACTAAGGATAAAATTATTTGGCTTTGTGTAGTAGGTATCGCACTTTTTTGGTCTATTTCCCAGCTTTATTTAGTAGCTTTTCCTAATTTTACAAAAAGTATTTTGCTAGAAGAGAATACTTTTTTTGTGCAAATTACAATGGCTTGTTCTGGAATTGGCGTTATTTTTGGCTCTTTAATTGCTGGGCGTTTTTCTAAAAATTATATCGAACTAGGTCTTATTCCATTTGGAGCTTTAGGTGTCTTTCTTGCAACTTTTTTAACTCCTCATTTTGAAAGCTTGTATATTCATTCTATCATTTTCTTTTTCTTTGGTTTGTGTGGAGCATTTTTTATCATTCCTTTAAATTCTTTAATGCAATTTTATGCCAAAGAAAATGACTTAGGAAAAATTCTAGCAGGCAATAATTTCATACAAAATGTCAGCATGTTGGTGTTTTTAATTTTTGCAACTTTATGTGCGTATTTTGAATTAAGGGTTGAAAATTTATTTTATTTTATTATGTTGGTAAGTTTTTTTGGTGCTTGTTATGTGGTATTTAAATTGCCTTTTTCTTTGGTGCGCTTATTGGTAAGTTTTGCATTTTTTCAAAGATATGATTTATTGGTAGAAGGGTTTAAAAATGTGCCTGAAAAAGGTGGAGTTTTATTGCTTGGAAATCATGTTTCATTTATAGATTGGGCTATAGTACAAATGGCTATGCCTAGAAAAGTGCATTTTGTAATGGAGCGTAGCATTTATTCAAAATGGTATATACGCATTTTTTTAGATCGTTTTGGGGTTATTCCCGTGTCAAGTGGGGCAAGTAAAGGTGCTTTTGAGCTTGTGTCTAGTTATCTTAAAAAGGGTGAAGTGGTTTGTCTTTTCCCAGAAGGTGTGCTTTCAAGACACGGACATTTAAATGAATTTAAAGCAGGTTTTGAGCATATTGGTAAGATGCTAGAAGAAAGTGAAAGCGTGATTTTGCCTTTTTATATCCGCGGTCTTTGGGGTAGTAGTTTTTCAAGAAGTGATGAGGAATTTTCTGCAAGACATAGAAGTTTAAGTAAGAGAAATATTGCTATTGTGTTTGGAAAAATTATGAGTATTCATTCAACTAAAGAAGAGGTTAAAAGCAAGGTTTTTGAGCTTTCTTTTAAAGCGTGGGAATCTCAATGTCTTGCGATGCAAACCATTGCTAGGGTTTGGATTGATAATGCGAAGAGAAATCTTTCTCGCATTGCTATCATTGATACTATCACAGGCAGTATGACTTATAGAAGGCTTTTGGCACTTACTTTAATGCTTTCTTTGGAAATTAAGAAAAATACACAAAAATTTGATATTAAACCCAAACAAGGAGCTTATGCTCCACCACAAGAGTGTGTAGGGATTTTATTGCCTGCTTCAATGGCGAGCTCAATGTGTAATCTTGCCACACTCATTGCGCAAAAAATCGTTGTAAATTTAAATTTCACAGCAGGAAATAAGGCCTTAAACGCGGCAATTGAAAATGCAGGCATTAAGCAAATTTATACTTCAAGAAAATTCCTTGAAAAACTTAACAATAAAGGCGTTTACTTTGAATTTGGCACGGATATAAATTGGGTTTATATGGAAGATATTGTTGCGGAATTTAAAGCTAAAAAATTAAAAATTTTAAGCTTTTTGGCTATGGCGAGTTTTTTGCCATCTTTTGCATTAAAAAGTATTTTTTCTCCACAAAATAATAATCTCGCAGTTGCAGCTATACTCTTTAGCAGCGGAAGTGAGGGACAGCCAAAAGGTGTGATGTTAAATCATAGAAATATTTTAAGTAATATCTCTCAAATTTCTGATGTGCTTTGTACAAAAGATGACGATGTTATGCTTTCATCTTTACCGCCATTCCATGCTTTTGGTTTAAGCGTAACAACTTTTTTACCGCTTCTAGATTCTATTATTAGCGTGACTTTTGCAGATCCAACCGATGCTTTGGGCGTTGCAAAGGCTGTAGCTAAAAATAATATTACGATTATGTGTGGAACTTCTACTTTTCTTGGAATTTATGCAAGAAATAAAAAACTTGATGCTTTGATGTTTGAAAGCTTGCGTGTTGTTGTTAGTGGCGCTGAAAAACTTAAGAGTGAGGTAAGAACAGCTTTTGAGATGAAATTTCATAAAAGAATTTATGAGGGTTATGGGGCGACTGAAACGACTCCAGTGGCCAGTGTGAATTTACCAAATAAATTTGATGTGGATTATTGGGTTTGTCATAGAGGTACTAAAGAAGGAAGTGTGGGAATGCCTTTGCCTGGAACGGCTGTAAGGATTGTTGATCCTAATACTTTAGAAACTTTAAAAAACAACGAAGACGGTTTGATTTTGGTTGGCGGACATCAAGTTATGGTGGGTTATCTTAATGATAAAGAAAAAACCGATGAGGTTATTGTTGATATTGATGATATTCGTTGGTATAAAACCGGCGATAAAGGGCATTTAGATGATGATGGATTTTTATATATTGTTGATCGATATTCTCGTTTTGCTAAAATCGGTGGAGAAATGATTTCTTTAGGGGCTTTGGAAGAAGAAATTGCCAAAAACCTTTCTGGAAAGGATATAAAATTCTGTGCTGTAGCTTTAGAAGAAGAAAAGAAAGGCGAGATGATAGTTTTATTGCTTGAATGCAATGAAAATGAGTATGAAGAGCTTTGCGCACAGATAAAAACTTCTGCTATGCCAGCAATTTTTAAACCGAGTCATTATTTAAGAGTTGAAAAAATTCCACTTCTTGGTTCTGGGAAAGTGGATTTAAAAGGTGCAAAAGAATTAGCTAGAGAACTTCTTGGAGCATAA